ATTTGGGTTGGGGACCGCATCGCGGTCGCGATGGGGTTAATCCCGGTCGCGATGTGTTTATATCTGAAACCAGTTTTTTCTAAAGCCTGAATCGCGATCGCGATCATGTGAATCCCGGTCGTGATTAAGCATGTAGCTAGAACTTCAACTTCTGTCCATTTATCATGGTCGCGATAGGGACTATTGCGGCCGCGATGAGTTCccagtttttctttattttttttttcttcagattttataatttttatgggttTAATAGTTTTAACATGCATTCAACAtataagaaaataaaataaaaataaataaacatgcAATCCTAAATGAACATAATTTACAAATGTGAAAATTTATTAATGAGTCTATCACGCGACTCGTACCCGCACTACTTAGCTTTTCGGGTACAAAGTGATGTCATCATACTCGTTAGCCTCAACTCCATCATAACAGAGTTTAaacgatgaccattcaccttaaacgtGTTCCCATTCCCGATTAACTCAACATAACCCGTCGGGAATGCTTTCTTCACCTCATAAGGTCCCGTCCAACGGGACTTCAACTTCCTGAGGGAAAATTTAAAATGCGAATTGAATACAAGAACCTTATCCCTCGGGCAAACTCTTTCTTATCTCTTAAACGGGCATCATGCCAACGTTTCGATTTCTCTTTATATGAGACCGAACTCTCATATGCATCTAacctcaactcatccaactcattaattGCAACATCATACTTTCACCCGCCTTCTCTAAGTCCATATTACAATTCTTCAACGCCCAATACGCTCGATGTTCTACCTCTATCAGAAGatggcacgcttttccataaacaagtcgaaACGGTGTGGTCCCGATGGACATTTTGAACACGGTTTGGAAGGCCCACAATGCGTCATCTAATTTGCGTTGCCATATCTTCGGATTATCATTAACCGTTTTTTCAAGGATACGCTTCAAAGTACGATTAGTATTCTCCACTTCCCGCTCatttgtgggtgataagcggtggagaATCTATGAGTAACACCATACTTCTTTAACACCTTTTCGAGAAGGTTGTTAGCAAAGCGAGTGCCACGATCGGAAATGAGCACCTTTGgaattccaaagcgcgagaagagattctTTAAGAAGTTCACTGCAACTCGTGCATCTTTCGTGGGTAGAGCTTTGGCCTCCGCCCATATAGACACATAATCGACATCTACTAAGATATATTTGCACTTGTGGGAACTTGGGAAGGGACCCATAAAATCAATCCCCACACATCGAAAACTTCAcacacttggatgccggtttgtggCATCACATCCCATTTGGTGATGGTGCCCGTTCTTTGGCATGCATCACAAGTGCGAACAAACGCATGAGCATCCTTAAAGATcgagggccaataaaagcccgagtcaatgACTTTCTTAGCGGTGTGACTAGGTCCATAGTGAGCACCGGTGGGACATGatgacaatgctcaagaatttgttgagcttctttaccatataaACACCggcgaatcacttgatccgcaCAAACTCGAAAAAGATGAGGGTGATCCCAAAAGTAAtatttcaaatccgcaaagaatttcttcttttgctgataagaaaACCCCTTTTGAAGAACACCCGAGGCTAAATAATTTGCGAAATCTGCAAACCAAGGAACTTCCGGGTCATTGTCGACCCGCATCAAAAACTCATCAGGAAACGTGTCTTTAACATCCAACTCAGTGACCTTTTCCAAATTAGGATTCTCAAGTCGCGAAAGATGGTCAACAGCGAGGTTCTTGGCCCCATTTTTATCGCGAATCTCAATGTTGAATTCTTGTAGGAGAATAACCCAACGAATGAGACATTGCTTAGCATCTTACTTAGCTAAGAGATACTTAAGGGCCGAGTGGTCGGTATAGACAATGGTCTTAGACAGCACCAAATAAGGTCGGAATTTATCAAACGCGAAGACAATCGCGAAGAGCTCTTTCTAAGTTGTGGTAAAATTAATCTAAGCTCCCGTTAGTGTCCTACTCGCGTAgtaaattggacgaaaatgattatcgtGGTGTTGTCCTAATACTGTTCCCAACGCATAATTGctagcgtcacacattagctcaaaaggTAAACTGAAATCAGGTGATACAATTATAGGAGCTTTGTGAGCTTGGTTTTCAGAATGGAGAAGGCGTTCTTGTAATCGTCGTTAAAATCAAACggaacgtccttctcaaggagtCTAGTCATGGGgtgagcgattttagaaaagtcttttatgaatcgCCGATAAAACCCCGCATGACCAAGAAAGCTACGAATGGCCTTAACACTCGTCGGTTCCGGTAGTTTAGATATGACCACGATTTTGGCTTGGTCTACCTCAATCTCGCACGAGATATTTTATGGCCAAGAactatgccttccttcaccatgaagtggcatttctcctaattcaaTACTAAATTGGCTTTGTCGCATCGAATTAGCATACGTTCAAGATTGGAAAGACATGAATCAAAGGAATCTCCAAAGACGGAGaagtcgtccataaagacttccatacactcctCGATCATGTCATGGAAGATTGCAATCATGCACCTTTGGAAAGTTCCAGGTGCATTGCATAACTCGAAAGGCATGCGACGATAAGCGAAAGTACCGAATGGACAAGTGAATGTAGTCTTGTCCTGGTCCAGGGGGTCGATGGGAATTTGGAAATACTCGGATAATCCATCTAGGAAGTAGTAGAACTCCTTACCCGccaatcgttcaagcatttgatcgatAAAAGGTAGCGGGAAGTGATCCTTCCTAGTAGCGTCATTCAAACGACGATAGTCTATACAAACTCTCCATTCCATAACCGTACGCATAGGAACAAGTTCGTTCTTTTCATTAAGCACAATGGTTGTTCCCCCTTTTTTGGCACGACTTGGATGGGGCTCACCCATGGGCTGTCAGAGATTGGGTAAATTAACTTGGCGTTAAGtaacttgactacctcctttttcacaacgtctttcatattcgggtttaaCCTCCTTTTCCTTTGGACAACGGGTTTGTACTCGTCCTCTAAGAGGATTTTATGAGTGCAAAAGGAGGGGTTGATGCCCGGTATGTCGGTCattttccaagctattgcccttttgtgAGCCCTTAACAGATTAATTAACTGACCCCTTTGATTACCAGAAAGAGTAGAAGAGATAATTACCGGTAATTGCGATGTACCTTGAAGAtaggcatactccaaatgttccgggagttcctTAAGTTCAAGCACGTGCGATTCTTCCAAAGAAGTTTTAATTCGGAACTTATCCTTCACCCCGATCTCTTCAATTAGTTCATCTTCTTTGGGATCATCTTCCTTACATTCATCATCCACAGTATTCACTTTCAACAATTTCTCAAACTCGGCCTCTAAATCAAAATCATCACTCCCATCCACGGGAACAAAACCTGTAGTATCAACTACCAAAAATTTCTGCAAATCATTCTCAACATGTAATAACCCACATTTTTCCGTTattttattttaacgcccgtctttttttagataatatctttcgttatctaaattcgtatcttccgttgtTTAGCGTTTTCAatattttcattatttaattataacatcgctcgtttaccctagcgtatttaaaataattcgtttggttaattcccgcacccgactacaaactcgaggggcTAACTTTGCCAATGGACCAAAGATGTAACTAGTGTTGACTAGTCACCCATCTCCCACCACTCATTCTTCACCTcccatttcttctttctttcttgatTACTTCCAACTTTTCTCTCAAACCTCAACATCAAAGAATCAtaatctaaatccgatctagcaagctaacataaaaacaaattgcatatttggaatccttacatcttcctttacaacttgatactaatttcatttcttttgggtaactttctaaaaactctaaatttcatgttcttagtgtttttgacttaaaagtgtgttaattagtgtctatggctcaagtctaacatgaatatgtgatttgtttgctcgatcttgttattttggtgtaactagcttgaacttgaaaagtgACTAGCTAAATCTtggattttggttgatgaaatgttgttagatgttaaaccttatgttttaaaagcattactagcatcattagcttcgtttcggtatgtaggttgacttggaaaaacttcattaacataaatgttaaattcatgattcttgattggggtttgatagcttttaaaatgaacttttgatgcattaaatgctatgagatgttattggcgagtgtttagttgtattgtatatgtaattacctacgaaatgacgtattatatgtgtgggttaagttcctgaatcaccatttgcatttatgagcttgaaacattaaataATGATCATTTGACGAGGATTTCGTTGTTGTTAAtaatggatttgattgatgatatgtgtttagttgtattcctcgttaaaatacctttccaacgatgtatagtATACGTTCTAAGTGTTTACGATTTATAAGTTGTGGTTGAAAGAGTTTTGGATCGTGCACTTGGGAAAATTCAACACAACACTGGAAACCATGGCCTCCGCGATCGCGTAGCTCCCCACACACAAACCATAGCGATCGTGGAGCAGTGGTCTGGAAGTGAGAAAATGGCTGTCCAAATTACTTTGTGATTTCACAGTTTCACcgtcgcttactcgcaactccgattaacatgaaacttgaccaacatgtttatatatgactactaattgaaaaaaaattgtcggataccctacCCAAACCCgttaactttgaccaagtttgacttttagtcaaacttaaccaaaagcttatgcaatcgttctaatcttcttttatacttgattcttacatgaaacttgacaacgtgactcacatgctatataatcgagtcataacgagccataggactaattgaacacatttcgatcgaccttgtgtcttacccggtattgatataacttacttatttaggccaagactaaacaactttcgttgcacaacgtttaaaatgaagtactttggcatgcaactaccgTGAGATCATAGTcttaccttttcaacaactttttctctttaaatcatgggatgagaaacatatacagtttatacttttatactttgaacacacgtacgaaaacaaacattccacgtacgagttaaaacaaaaatcctcaagttcaattatcattagttacacttgcagggtttaagcgagaacttatgttgtgtggccatacgggtttgacgaaccctcattcagacggtttgctaccgttagcggatgaaacgtattttcgggtatagtgtaggttctaacactatgattcagaggtaccattcagttaagccttgataattgggtgctcatgatacaaacaacaactttggaattcaaacgatttggataatcaacttatactaaatcttgtggttcaaaaacaacatttacaaatacacctatgatttcaccaacgtttttcgttgacagttttctatatgtttcccaggttcttgattggctacttgatacatgctttcgcacactttgattacttactTGGGGTCAAGTATacgtgcatacgctattgatagcatccgtgattttcaacttatattatgtcgcaaattatttcacttatactttataacttttgtaaacttaaacttgttttcgaatCCGTTTAGTAAACTTAAAACCTTGCAAGTCCTatgcgtttcaaatgaatgcgacataatttcggTCAAAGCgtgtcatttagggactatgaccacgtaacgggacctaagttgacggtgccgtcaatggcgattttggcggttCGTCATatgtggtattagagcgttggttgtagggaactaggatatgcattaatgtgtctaacagagtcgttaggacgcattagtgagtgtagactacaacccgatagttagccattgcattctgacatacatttgctatagatagcacttacttgactacttgtgcatttatacttgaaactttctatggtgaacttcttaattgtacctaactctcatcatgcgaactcgtactctgccactttcgggtaacacacgtaaattcaagattcatacgcgtaaggataacGACGACTTCATTCGTTAAACTAGTTGGAAATTCTGTCTTCCCATGCTTTTCGCCGCCATCACGGCTTACTATCTACCAGTGTGGTAAAACTTTCACAACCATTGCTGTCACTACTCATTACTGATATTACACTAGTGCTCCTCACTATATATCACTATTCGTTACTACTGCCACTACTattgatgagtatcgtcatcactacctatcactactattgcgtactactcgttaccaCGATCCATTACTCTCTTTATACCTGGGATACCACTAATCAACTTTGAACATTTTGACGTGAAAAATCAGTTATACATTTCCCGCAGGAAACACATTTTCAGAGATTGCACTAACTCTTTCGAATAAATACGAGTCTTGTTAAAGATAtcgttacaccttgttcatttgcaatcttcacgattacacaaacttaaCCATATGAAGAGGTGTTAGAATGGAGGTATGAACTAGCGAAATATAATGACAcgtgatcaacgtggttatattatggtaagtcataccaaagtcccAATGGCTCAAAATGATGGTGGGTAAAGAATTCAAAATCTATTTAATACCTCTAGACGTAGAAAACTTCGATgtaattattggtatggattggttagccaagacAAAATCCAATATTCCATGTGATCTTAAAACCATTcgtatccctatcgagaatggtgaacccttgatcgtTTATGGCAAAAAGAGTTGCACCGGGCTCAACCTCATTTCGTGCCTCAAcgttgaaaaatatctttgtaagggttgttttgcgatcctagcccacgttaagaaagtcgagaccgatgagaagtaTATCGGAGATGTaccgattgttagtgacttttccgatgttttCCCGAGGAACTACCGGGACTTCCACCTCATAggccgttgaattccaaatcgatcttataccaggagccacacccgtagcacgtgcaccgtatggactcgctccatccgaaatgcaagaattgtaaagTTAACTCCAAGAAccacttgatcgtggttttatccaacctagccattcaccatggagagctccaatcctatttgttaagaagaaaaatGGTTCCTTaagaatgtgtatcgattatcgtgaactaaataaattaccggttgagaaccgatatcctcttcaacGTATTGATAACatcttgatcaattacaaggatctcgtgtgtattccaaaatcgacatCCATTCcgtttatcatcaattgagggttaagggagaagatgtctccaaaaccgttttccgaactcgctatggtagttatgaatttcttgtaatgcctttCAGTGCAACTAATGCCCCGGCCGTatacatggatcttatgaatcgcgaaTGCAAGCCTTATCTAGACAAATTCATCATCGTATTCTTCAAAGACATCTTAATCTACTCCAACGGTGAAAAAAAAAGAAACACGAACAACCCCTTCGTCttatgctcgaactcttgagaaaagaacaactctatgccgagtcctccaagtgtgaatttttggttaaacgaagtccaatttctaggccatgttgttagtggtcaaggtattaaagtcaatcTCGCAAAAATCGAAACCATACGTAatggggaaaccctcacgactccgactcatattcgtaaatttttggatctcgccggttattaccgaagatttatttccgacttttcccgtattgctcgtcatttaacctcgttaactcacagaataaaataattcatttggtctgccgaacaagagtcggcatttcaaatCTTAAGGAAAAAGTTGACCACCACTCTTATCTTATCTCTtttcgaaggcaatgatgattttattgtataTTTTGTGATGCCTCcaaacaaggttttgggtgtgtgttatgcaatgaaagaaagttattgcttacgcttcccgacaattgaaattTATGAACAAAACCATAcgacacacgatctcgaacttgaagccgttgtcttcgcacttaaattgTGAAGACACTAtccttatggaaccaaaagtaccgttctcaccgaccacaaaagcctccaacacatttttgatcaaaaacaacccaacatgagacaacgatggtggactgaaacattaaatgattatgattgtgaacttcgttaccatccgggcaaagcaaatgttatagccgatgccttgagctgaaaggaaagaataaaacctctccgtgtccgaactttaaacgtgattatccacaccaaccttactagtcaaattcgtgtagcgtaaaatggaactcaaatatgaaaatatttcaaagtgaacacctgaaaggcctcctctctcgactcaaaatcaaagAAACTGAAATTCATtgttttgccggaagaatttgagtACCTAATTATGGGctcgatcaaccttctcatcaccacgtaccatgttacataactctgttatttcactgtTGCCGTCTGATATTatcgggacccaagataacacacaatctaaGGATACCTTTTCCTTCATTGACTTACCATCCTTATGCTTCCGATAaatggccaactactactcaactccgaaaTATATAACTACGTGTGTTATCTCGtttccaccaagtctcaacatttgaccacaagaTGCGCGATGTGACTATATCAAATTGAAAACTCCTCCTATCATTACGCTCATACTTTCGTATAaaaaacttgttctaacaaacgttttcagaaaccgataagaaacgtgttctaacaaacgtttttcagaaaccgacaagatgggaaaaacttgcacaactataCATTATAAGTattctatctcgacacggtgtgccattgtcatttgtttcagatcgagatgctcgtttcacttctagacttacaaaaagctTTGGGAACATGTTTAGACATGAGtagcgcgtatcatccacaaatcgacggaccaaacaaacgcatgattcaaaccttggaagacatattacaaacttgtattgttgcctttagccgattcctcttacaatgatagtcatcattcgagtattaacgccgtaccttttcgaaactttatatggccgcaaatgtcgttctcctaattgttgggctaaagtaggtgacaagcaaaccaccggacctgaactcattcatgaaataaccgttaagatcattcaaatccaagaaaggctcaagatggcctgtagtgacccgaacttttccatgtttatatatattaattgagattgatatttacatgattaaatgtttccaacatgttaagcaatcaaacttgttaagacttgattaattgaaatatgtttcatatagacaattgaccacccaagttgaccggtgattcacgaacgttaaaacttgtaaaaactatatgatgacatatatatggttatatatatagttaacatgatattatgatatgtaaacatatcattaagtaaattaacaatgaactacatatgtaaaaacaagactactaacttaatgattttgaaacgagacatatatgtaacgattatcgttgtaacgacatttaatgtatatatatcatattaagagatattcgtacatcataatatcatgataatataaaaatttaaaatctcttttgatattataaacattgggttaacaacatttaacaagatcgttaacctaaaggtttcaaaacaacatttacatgtaacgactaacgatgacttaacgactcagttaaaatgtatatacatgtagtgttttaatatgtattcatacacttttgaaagacttcaagacacttatcaaaatacttctacttaacaaaaatgcttacaattacatactcgttcagtttcatcaacaattctactcgtatgcacccgtattcgtactcgtacaatacacagcttttagatgtatgcactattggtatatacactccaatgatcagctcttagcagcccatgtgagtcacctaacacatgtgggaaccatcatttggaaactagcatgaaatatctcataaaattacaaaaatatgagtaatcattcatgacttatttacatgaaaacaaaattacatatcctttatatctaatccatacaccaacgaccaaaaacacctacaaacactttcattcttcaattttcttcatctaattgatctctctcaagttctatcttcaagttctaagtgttcttcataaattccaaaagttctagtttcataaaatcaagaatactttcaagtttgctagctcacttccaatcttgtaaggtgatcatccaacctcaagaaatctttgtttcttacagtaggttatcattataatacaaggtaataatcatattcaaactttggttcaatttctataactataacaatcttatttcaagtgatgatcttacttgaacttgttttcgtgtcatgattctgcttcaagaacttcgagccatccaaggatccattgaagctagatccatttttctcttttccagtaggtttatccaaggaaattaaggtagtaatgatgttcataacatcattcgattcatacatataaagctatcttattcgaaggtttaaacttgtaatcactagaacatagtttagttaattctaaacttgttcgcaaacaaaagttaatccttctaacttgacttttaaaatcaactaaacacatgttctatatctatatgatatgctaacttaatgatttaaaacctgaaaacacgaaaaacaccgtaaaaccggatttacgccgtcgtagtaacaccgcgggctgttttgggttagttaattaaaaactatgataaactttgatttaaaagttgttattctgagaaaatgatttttattatgaacatgaaactatatccaaaaattatggttaaactcaaagtggaagtatgttttctaaaatggtcatctagacgtcgttctttcgactgaaatgactacctttaaaaaaacgacttgtaacttatttttccgactataaacctatactttttctgtttagattcataaaatagagttcaatatgaaaccatagaaatttgattcactcaaaacggatttaaaatgaagaagttatgggtaaaacaagattggataatttttctcattttagctacgtgaaaattggtaacaaatctattccaaccataacttaatcaacttgtattgtatattatgtaatcttgagataccatagacacgtatacaatgtttcgacctatcatgtcgacacatctatatatatttcggaacaaccatagacactctatatgtgaatgttggagttagctatacagggttgaggttgattccaaaatatatatagtttgagttgtgatcaatactgagatacgtatacactgggtcgtggattgattcaagataatatttatcgatttatttctgtacatctaactgtggacaactagttgtaggttactaacgaggacagctgacttaataaacttaaaacgtcaaaatatattaaaagtgttgtaaatatattttgaacatactttgatatatatgtatatattgttataggttcgtgaatcaaccagtggccaagtcttacttcccgacgaagtaaaaatctgtgaaagtgagttatagtcccacttttaaaatctaatatttttgggatgagaatacatgcaggttttataaatgatttacaaaatagacacaagtacgtgaaactacattctatggttgaattatcgaaatcgaatatgcccctttttattaagtctggtaatctaagaattagggaacagacaccctaattgacgcgaatcctaaagatagatctattgggcctaacaaaccccatccaaagtaccggatgctttagtacttcgaaatttatatcatatccgaagggtgtcccggaatgatggggatattcttatatatgcatcttgttaatgttggttaccaggtgttcaccatatgaatgatttttatctctatgtatgggatgtgtattgaaatatgaaatcttgtggtctattgttacgatttgatatatataggttaaacctataactcaccaaaatttttgttgacgtttaaagcatgtttattctcaggtgaatattaagagcttccgctgttgcatactaaaataaggacaagatttggagtccatgtttgtatgatattgtgtaaaaactgcattcaagaaactgatttcgatgtaacatatttgtattataaa
This window of the Rutidosis leptorrhynchoides isolate AG116_Rl617_1_P2 chromosome 7, CSIRO_AGI_Rlap_v1, whole genome shotgun sequence genome carries:
- the LOC139860085 gene encoding uncharacterized protein, coding for MLRFERKVGSNQERKKKWEKFLVVDTTGFVPVDGSDDFDLEAEFEKLLKVNTVDDECKEDDPKEDELIEEIGVKDKFRIKTSLEESHVLELKELPEHLEYAYLQGTSQLPVIISSTLSGNQRGQLINLLRAHKRAIAWKMTDIPGINPSFCTHKILLEDEYKPVVQRKRRLNPNMKDVVKKEPMGEPHPSRAKKGGTTIVLNEKNELVPMRTVMEWRVCIDYRRLNDATRKDHFPLPFIDQMLERLAGKEFYYFLDGLSEYFQIPIDPLDQDKTTFTCPFGTFAYRRMPFELCNAPGTFQRCMIAIFHDMIEECMEVFMDDFSVFGDSFDSCLSNLEQFNIEIRDKNGAKNLAVDHLSRLENPNLEKVTELDVKDTFPDEFLMRVDNDPEVPWFADFANYLASGVLQKGFSYQQKKKFFADLKYYFWDHPHLFRVCADQVIRRCLYGKEAQQILEHCHHVPPVLTMDLVTPLRKSLTRAFIGPRSLRMLMRLFALVMHAKERAPSPNGM